One genomic window of Haliotis asinina isolate JCU_RB_2024 chromosome 4, JCU_Hal_asi_v2, whole genome shotgun sequence includes the following:
- the LOC137282497 gene encoding FMRFamide peptide receptor frpr-18-like has product MPSINNSDFTVLEIDFNDDIDDIDDMLIFNSTNSSMVKALQDDPWYLFVRKFQTVMIPIVCVIGLVGNTLAAGAFLSPALRSTSCCLHLAGKSISDIGFLLSLFIVWLNRLEVPAFTIQGICQATVFLIYVSGFLSVWFVVMITCENFIRVSLPGHVVVWCNVTRAKFTILVLIVISIGIYSFSLWTTGVIHHSTGAKCLAFKEYEKLVMAMTYVDSILTLAIPLVAMVFLNVGIAVGAINAHKRRKRLFQGISRSSSRKKRDSSSPEAKVTKLLFAVSMIFLLLHTPSHVIRIKMMWAQILYKSTPTLCDIILHRVFELLFYLNFSVHCAVYLIFGDNFRAVFKLLYLPNCFKSTPMQNNSFNTYCKRGSETEAILR; this is encoded by the coding sequence ATGCCTTCAATCAACAATTCCGACTTCACAGTTCTGGAAATCGACTTCAACGACGACATCGACGACATCGACGACATGCTCATCTTCAACTCCACCAACTCTagcatggttaaagcgttgcaGGATGACCCGTGGTACTTATTTGTCCGGAAGTTTCAGACAGTCATGATACCCATAGTATGCGTCATTGGGCTTGTGGGGAACACTCTGGCAGCGGGAGCGTTTCTCAGCCCAGCGTTGCGCAGCACCTCTTGCTGCTTACATCTTGCTGGAAAATCCATCTCTGATATTGGCTTTCTCCTGTCACTGTTTATAGTTTGGCTTAATCGACTTGAGGTGCCTGCTTTTACAATCCAGGGAATTTGCCAAGCTACAGTGTTCCTTATATACGTCAGTGGATTTCTCTCCGTCTGGTTTGTCGTCATGATCACGTGCGAGAACTTTATCCGGGTATCCCTTCCAGGTCACGTGGTAGTCTGGTGCAATGTGACGCGTGCAAAGTTCACCATTCTGGTGTTAATTGTCATATCTATTGGGATTTATAGCTTCAGTTTGTGGACGACGGGGGTTATTCATCATAGTACCGGAGCCAAATGTCTTGCCTTCAAGGAGTATGAAAAATTAGTCATGGCCATGACCTACGTAGACTCGATCCTCACCCTTGCTATCCCGCTCGTTGCTATGGTTTTCCTGAACGTTGGAATAGCCGTCGGTGCCATAAATGCCCATAAACGTCGCAAGAGATTGTTCCAGGGCATCTCGCGGTCGTCAAGCCGTAAGAAACGGGATTCGTCGAGTCCTGAAGCTAAAGTTACGAAGCTTCTCTTTGCTGTCTCAATGATCTTTCTCTTACTCCATACACCAAGTCACGTGATACGGATCAAAATGATGTGGGCTCAGATCCTGTACAAGTCGACCCCAACGCTATGTGATATCATCCTCCACAGGGTGTTTGAACTTCTGTTCTACTTGAATTTTTCGGTGCATTGTGCAGTGTATCTGATATTTGGCGACAATTTTAGGGCAGTGTTTAAATTGTTGTATTTGCCGAACTGTTTTAAATCAACGCCTATGCAAAACAACTCTTTCAATACATATTGCAAAAGAGGGTCAGAAACAGAGGCAATATTAAGATGA